A region of Bradysia coprophila strain Holo2 unplaced genomic scaffold, BU_Bcop_v1 contig_373, whole genome shotgun sequence DNA encodes the following proteins:
- the LOC119081897 gene encoding chromatin-remodeling complex ATPase chain Iswi-like encodes MSAEDKADVDPQNEESNDSSSTATSVKDESAQTKRFDFLLKQTEIFAHFMTSSTKPNPHGKIKMTKKKQPGSATDHRHRKTEKEEDAELQLSLETDENTPKLFRFESSPEYIKGGQMRDYQIRGLNWMISLYENRINGILADEMGLGKTLQTISLLGYLKNVLNINGPHIVIVPKSTLQNWLNEFKKWCPSLNAMTLIGMNDDRKTLIEDVLKRNDWDVLITSYEMCLLESAFIKKYQWKYLIIDEAHRIKNEKSKLSEMVRRFKTSHRLLLTGTPLQNNLHELWALLNFLLPDVFNSSDDFDNWFDTNNCLGDDTLVKRLHAVLKPFLLRRIKSEVEKSLLPKKELKIFLGLSKMQREWYTKILMKELDVINGYGSTEKVRLQNILMHLRKCANHPYLFDGAEPGPPYTTDEHLVYNCGKMIILDKLLPRLQAQGSRVLIFSQMTRMLDILEDYCGWRKYEYCRLDGSTPHPDRDAQIQEYNAPDSKKFIFMLSTRAGGLGINLATADVVIIYDSDWNPQMDLQAMDRAHRIGQKKQVQVFRLITENTIEEKIIERAEIKLRLDKMVIQQGRLSDAKTNSLQKDDLLNIIRFGATAIFASKDADANLECDIENILKMGEEKTAEQKQALDKLGESSLRNFTLDAPSSVYQFEGEDYRDKHRHNIAENWIEPPKRERKVANYVIDSIFKDAGKNEQKAPKAPKPPKQPSVADYQFYPRRLFDILEQEIHCYRKSLMYTVPLKPELGANASKVQREEQKKIDEAQPLTEEALAEKELLLTKGFSNWSKRDFIQFVKLNERFGRDDIKNISKGIDGKSPEEVIEYSVVFWQRCKEIQDIDRIMSQIERGEAKIQRKVLIKRVLDTKMASYRAPFHQLKISYGNSKGKHFTEDEDRFLLCMLHLLGFDKENVYDELRVAVRSAPQFRFNWFLKGRTAIELQRRCNTLITLVEREYQEQEEKDRADKKKKSTKPTSSGILTNAVQQKVAQKRKAATSENGGSESKKRKK; translated from the exons ATGTCAGCCGAAGACAAAGCTGATGTTGATCCTCAAAATGAGGAATCG AATGACTCCTCATCTACGGCTACAAGCGTTAAAGATGAATCGGCTCAGACAAAGAGATTCGATTTCTTGCTGAAACAAACGGAAATTTTTGCCCATTTCATGACGAGCAGCACGAAACCGAATCCTCATggcaaaattaaaatgacCAAGAAGAAGCAGCCAGGCTCAGCCACTGA cCATCGTCATCGTAAAACGGAAAAGGAGGAAGATGCTGAACTGCAACTGAGTTTGGAGACGGACGAAAATACGCCGAAGCTGTTCCGATTCGAATCGTCACCCGAATACATTAAGGGCGGACAGATGCGTGACTACCAGATCCGCGGTTTGAATTGGATGATTTCGTTGTACGAGAATCGAATCAACGGAATATTGGCTGATGAGATG GGTCTGGGTAAAACGCTGCAGACAATCTCGTTGCTTGGTTATCTGAAGAACGTCCT CAACATTAACGGGCCTCATATCGTCATCGTACCGAAATCGACTTTGCAGAATTGGTTGAACGAATTCAAGAAGTGGTGCCCGTCCTTAAACGCCATGACTCTTATCGGAATGAACGACGATCGGAAGACGTTGATCGAAGACGTGTTGAAGCGTAACGACTGGGACGTTCTAATAACCAGCTACGAAATGTGCTTGCTGGAATCGGCGTTCATCAAGAAGTATCAATGGAAGTACTTGATCATCGATGAGGCGCATCGCATCAAAAATGAGAAATCGAAATTGTCGGAAATGGTACGTCGATTTAAGACCAGTCATCGACTGTTGTTGACCGGCACGCCGTTACAAAACAATTTGCACGAACTGTGGGCATTGCTCAATTTCCTGCTGCCCGATGTCTTCAATTCGTCCGACGACTTCGACAATTGGTTTGACACAAACAATTGTCTGGGTGACGATACGTTGGTGAAGCGATTGCACGCTGTCTTGAAACCGTTTTTGCTGCGTCGTATCAAATCGGAGGTGGAGAAGTCGCTGTTGCCGAAGAAGGAATTGAAAATCTTCCTTGGATTGTCGAAGATGCAGCGGGAATGGTATACGAAGATTTTGATGAAGGAACTGGATGTCATTAACGG TTACGGCTCTACCGAAAAGGTTCGCTTGCAGAACATTCTCATGCATTTACGTAAATGCGCCAATCATCCGTACTTGTTCGATGGTGCCGAACCGGGACCACCATACACCACCGACGAACATTTGGTATACAATTGCggcaaaatgataattttggacaaGCTACTACCTCGACTACAGGCGCAAGGTTCTCGGGTTTTGATCTTTTCCCAAATGACCCGAATGTTGGACATTCTCGAGGATTACTGCGGTTGGCGAAAATATGAGTATTGTCGTTTGGACGGAAGTACCCCGCATCCGGATCGAGATGCTCAGATTCAGGAGTACAATGCACCGGATAgtaagaaattcattttcatgctgTCGACTCGTGCTGGTGGTTTGGGTATTAATTTGGCCACCGCTGACGTCGTTATTATCTACGATTCGGATTGGAATCCTCAGATGGATTTGCAGGCAATGGATCGAGCACATCGAATTGGTCAAAAGAAGCAGGTGCAAGTGTTCCGGTTGATCACAGAAAATACGATTGAAGAGAAGATCATCGAACGCGCGGAAATTAAGTTACGTTTGGACAAAATGGTCATACAGCAGGGACGTTTGTCGGACGCTAAAACGAATTCGCTGCAAAAGGATGATTTGCTGAACATCATTCGGTTCGGTGCAACTGCCATTTTTGCATCTAAAGATGCGGATGCCAATTTGGAGTGCGACATTGAgaatatattgaaaatggGCGAAGAGAAAACGGCAGAACAGAAACAAGCGTTGGATAAACTGGGTGAAAGTTCACTGCGAAATTTCACCTTAGACGCACCGTCCTCCGTCTATCAATTCGAAGGCGAAGACTATCGTGACAAACATCGGCACAACATTGCAGAAAATTGGATTGAACCGCCGAAACGTGAACGAAAGGTGGCCAACTATGTCATCGATTCCATATTCAAGGATGCTGGAAAGAACGAACAAAAGGCACCGAAGGCACCTAAACCACCGAAACAGCCAAGCGTTGCAGACTATCAGTTCTATCCACGACGTTTGTTCGACATTTTGGAACAAGAGATTCATTGCTACCGTAAGTCGTTGATGTACACCGTTCCATTGAAACCGGAACTGGGGGCGAACGCATCGAAAGTGCAACGTGAAgagcagaaaaaaattgacgagGCCCAACCGCTGACCGAGGAAGCATTGGCCGAAAAGGAACTGTTGCTAACGAAag GCTTTTCCAATTGGTCCAAACGAGACTTTATCCAGTTTGTCAAGTTGAATGAACGGTTCGGCCGTGACGacataaaaaacatttcgaaaggCATCGACGGTAAATCGCCCGAAGAAGTCATCGAGTACAGTGTGGTGTTCTGGCAACGTTGCAAAGAAATCCAAGACATCGATCGCATTATGTCGCAAATTGAACGGGGCGAAGCGAAAATTCAAAGGAAGGTGTTGATCAAACGTGTCCTGGACACCAAAATGGCTTCCTATCGCGCACCATTCCATCAGTTAAAAATATCGTACGGAAACAGTAAGGGAAAACATTTCACCGAAGATGAGGACCGGTTTTTGCTGTGTATGCTGCACCTATTGGGCTTTGACAAAGAGAATGTGTACGATGAGCTGCGAGTGGCTGTTCG atCGGCACCTCAATTCCGTTTCAATTGGTTCCTAAAAGGGCGCACAGCGATCGAGCTGCAGCGTCGCTGTAATACATTAATAACGCTGGTCGAACGAGAATATCAGGAGCAAGAGGAAAAGGATCGTGctgacaaaaagaaaaaatcgacaaaaccGACATCGTCCGGCATTCTGACGAATGCTGTTCAACAGAAAGTGGCACAAAAGAGGAAGGCGGCTACCAGTGAGAACGGTGGAAGTGAGAGCAAGAAGCGTAAGAAGTGA
- the LOC119081898 gene encoding putative RNA-binding protein Luc7-like 2 isoform X1, with protein MTATDQMRAMLDQLMGTARNGENDRYGLKFYDAKVCKSFLIGCCPHEILASTRMDLGECPKVHDLALRADFDAASKKKDYYYDIEAMEHLQAFIADCDRRTEAAKTRLAETQEELTAEVAVKANAVHQLAEEIGKKLAKAEALGEAGQVEESVQLMQEIEELRSKKIQAEHEYRSSMPASSYQQQKLRVCEVCSAYLGIHDNDIRLADHFGGKLHLGFMEIRDKLKELEKTAGPRKADLKKSGHRSERDYDDSNKFKNRYYVGGRELDRRSRVHRERSRSRDRKHGGKSASSSKKSRSRSRSRSRSHRSERRRSHSRDRESQRDSRDHRSRR; from the exons ATGACGGCTACCGATCAAATGCGGGCCATGTTAGACCAATTGATGGGCACAGCCCgtaatg GCGAAAATGATCGATACGGACTGAAATTCTACGATGCTAAAGTATGTAAAAGTTTTCTAATTGGATGTTGCCCGCACGAAATTCTAGCATCGACG CGCATGGATCTGGGAGAATGTCCGAAAGTTCATGATCTGGCTCTGCGTGCTGATTTTGACGCTGCATCAAAGAAGAAGGACTACTACTACGATATAGAG GCTATGGAGCATCTACAAGCATTCATTGCTGATTGTGATCGACGTACAGAGGCCGCCAAAACGCGTCTAGCCGAAACACAAGAAGAGCTTACGGCTGAAGTGGCGGTTAAAGCGAATGCAGTCCATCAATTGGCCGAAGAAATCGGAAAGAAATTGGCCAAAGCTGAAGCTCTTGGAGAAGCTGGACAGGTCGAAGAGAGTGTTCAGTTGATGCAAGAAATTGAAGAACTTCGATCGAAGAAAATTCAAGCCGAACATGAATATCGTTCGTCCATGCCAGCTAGCAGCTATCAACAACAGAAACTACGCGTCTGTGAAGTGTGTTCAGCATATTTGGGTATACATGACAATGACATACGCTTGGCAGACCATTTTGGTGGCAAATTACATTTGGGTTTCATGGAAATTCGAGACAAATTGAAGGAACTGGAG AAAACTGCCGGACCACGCAAAGCTGATCTCAAAAAGAGCGGTCATCGCAGCGAACGGGACTACGATGACagtaataaattcaaaaatcgataCTACGTGGGCGGAAGAGAATTGGACAGACGATCCCGTGTCCACAGAGAGCGTAGTCGTAGTCGCGATCGTAAACATGGGGGAAAATCGGCCAGCAGTAGCAAAAAGTCTCGTTCACGCAGCCGTAGCCGAAGTCGTAGCCATCGTAGTGAACGAAGACGATCGCATTCAAGGGATCGAGAGTCACAACGTGATTCACGTGACCATCGTAGTCGCAGATAG
- the LOC119081898 gene encoding putative RNA-binding protein Luc7-like 2 isoform X2: protein MKNKKMESVWHDRHFGENDRYGLKFYDAKVCKSFLIGCCPHEILASTRMDLGECPKVHDLALRADFDAASKKKDYYYDIEAMEHLQAFIADCDRRTEAAKTRLAETQEELTAEVAVKANAVHQLAEEIGKKLAKAEALGEAGQVEESVQLMQEIEELRSKKIQAEHEYRSSMPASSYQQQKLRVCEVCSAYLGIHDNDIRLADHFGGKLHLGFMEIRDKLKELEKTAGPRKADLKKSGHRSERDYDDSNKFKNRYYVGGRELDRRSRVHRERSRSRDRKHGGKSASSSKKSRSRSRSRSRSHRSERRRSHSRDRESQRDSRDHRSRR from the exons atgaaaaataaaaaaatggagaGTGTGTGGCACGACAGacattttg GCGAAAATGATCGATACGGACTGAAATTCTACGATGCTAAAGTATGTAAAAGTTTTCTAATTGGATGTTGCCCGCACGAAATTCTAGCATCGACG CGCATGGATCTGGGAGAATGTCCGAAAGTTCATGATCTGGCTCTGCGTGCTGATTTTGACGCTGCATCAAAGAAGAAGGACTACTACTACGATATAGAG GCTATGGAGCATCTACAAGCATTCATTGCTGATTGTGATCGACGTACAGAGGCCGCCAAAACGCGTCTAGCCGAAACACAAGAAGAGCTTACGGCTGAAGTGGCGGTTAAAGCGAATGCAGTCCATCAATTGGCCGAAGAAATCGGAAAGAAATTGGCCAAAGCTGAAGCTCTTGGAGAAGCTGGACAGGTCGAAGAGAGTGTTCAGTTGATGCAAGAAATTGAAGAACTTCGATCGAAGAAAATTCAAGCCGAACATGAATATCGTTCGTCCATGCCAGCTAGCAGCTATCAACAACAGAAACTACGCGTCTGTGAAGTGTGTTCAGCATATTTGGGTATACATGACAATGACATACGCTTGGCAGACCATTTTGGTGGCAAATTACATTTGGGTTTCATGGAAATTCGAGACAAATTGAAGGAACTGGAG AAAACTGCCGGACCACGCAAAGCTGATCTCAAAAAGAGCGGTCATCGCAGCGAACGGGACTACGATGACagtaataaattcaaaaatcgataCTACGTGGGCGGAAGAGAATTGGACAGACGATCCCGTGTCCACAGAGAGCGTAGTCGTAGTCGCGATCGTAAACATGGGGGAAAATCGGCCAGCAGTAGCAAAAAGTCTCGTTCACGCAGCCGTAGCCGAAGTCGTAGCCATCGTAGTGAACGAAGACGATCGCATTCAAGGGATCGAGAGTCACAACGTGATTCACGTGACCATCGTAGTCGCAGATAG
- the LOC119081898 gene encoding putative RNA-binding protein Luc7-like 2 isoform X3, translated as MPIMRMDLGECPKVHDLALRADFDAASKKKDYYYDIEAMEHLQAFIADCDRRTEAAKTRLAETQEELTAEVAVKANAVHQLAEEIGKKLAKAEALGEAGQVEESVQLMQEIEELRSKKIQAEHEYRSSMPASSYQQQKLRVCEVCSAYLGIHDNDIRLADHFGGKLHLGFMEIRDKLKELEKTAGPRKADLKKSGHRSERDYDDSNKFKNRYYVGGRELDRRSRVHRERSRSRDRKHGGKSASSSKKSRSRSRSRSRSHRSERRRSHSRDRESQRDSRDHRSRR; from the exons ATGCCGATTATG CGCATGGATCTGGGAGAATGTCCGAAAGTTCATGATCTGGCTCTGCGTGCTGATTTTGACGCTGCATCAAAGAAGAAGGACTACTACTACGATATAGAG GCTATGGAGCATCTACAAGCATTCATTGCTGATTGTGATCGACGTACAGAGGCCGCCAAAACGCGTCTAGCCGAAACACAAGAAGAGCTTACGGCTGAAGTGGCGGTTAAAGCGAATGCAGTCCATCAATTGGCCGAAGAAATCGGAAAGAAATTGGCCAAAGCTGAAGCTCTTGGAGAAGCTGGACAGGTCGAAGAGAGTGTTCAGTTGATGCAAGAAATTGAAGAACTTCGATCGAAGAAAATTCAAGCCGAACATGAATATCGTTCGTCCATGCCAGCTAGCAGCTATCAACAACAGAAACTACGCGTCTGTGAAGTGTGTTCAGCATATTTGGGTATACATGACAATGACATACGCTTGGCAGACCATTTTGGTGGCAAATTACATTTGGGTTTCATGGAAATTCGAGACAAATTGAAGGAACTGGAG AAAACTGCCGGACCACGCAAAGCTGATCTCAAAAAGAGCGGTCATCGCAGCGAACGGGACTACGATGACagtaataaattcaaaaatcgataCTACGTGGGCGGAAGAGAATTGGACAGACGATCCCGTGTCCACAGAGAGCGTAGTCGTAGTCGCGATCGTAAACATGGGGGAAAATCGGCCAGCAGTAGCAAAAAGTCTCGTTCACGCAGCCGTAGCCGAAGTCGTAGCCATCGTAGTGAACGAAGACGATCGCATTCAAGGGATCGAGAGTCACAACGTGATTCACGTGACCATCGTAGTCGCAGATAG
- the LOC119081898 gene encoding putative RNA-binding protein Luc7-like 2 isoform X4 has protein sequence MDLGECPKVHDLALRADFDAASKKKDYYYDIEAMEHLQAFIADCDRRTEAAKTRLAETQEELTAEVAVKANAVHQLAEEIGKKLAKAEALGEAGQVEESVQLMQEIEELRSKKIQAEHEYRSSMPASSYQQQKLRVCEVCSAYLGIHDNDIRLADHFGGKLHLGFMEIRDKLKELEKTAGPRKADLKKSGHRSERDYDDSNKFKNRYYVGGRELDRRSRVHRERSRSRDRKHGGKSASSSKKSRSRSRSRSRSHRSERRRSHSRDRESQRDSRDHRSRR, from the exons ATGGATCTGGGAGAATGTCCGAAAGTTCATGATCTGGCTCTGCGTGCTGATTTTGACGCTGCATCAAAGAAGAAGGACTACTACTACGATATAGAG GCTATGGAGCATCTACAAGCATTCATTGCTGATTGTGATCGACGTACAGAGGCCGCCAAAACGCGTCTAGCCGAAACACAAGAAGAGCTTACGGCTGAAGTGGCGGTTAAAGCGAATGCAGTCCATCAATTGGCCGAAGAAATCGGAAAGAAATTGGCCAAAGCTGAAGCTCTTGGAGAAGCTGGACAGGTCGAAGAGAGTGTTCAGTTGATGCAAGAAATTGAAGAACTTCGATCGAAGAAAATTCAAGCCGAACATGAATATCGTTCGTCCATGCCAGCTAGCAGCTATCAACAACAGAAACTACGCGTCTGTGAAGTGTGTTCAGCATATTTGGGTATACATGACAATGACATACGCTTGGCAGACCATTTTGGTGGCAAATTACATTTGGGTTTCATGGAAATTCGAGACAAATTGAAGGAACTGGAG AAAACTGCCGGACCACGCAAAGCTGATCTCAAAAAGAGCGGTCATCGCAGCGAACGGGACTACGATGACagtaataaattcaaaaatcgataCTACGTGGGCGGAAGAGAATTGGACAGACGATCCCGTGTCCACAGAGAGCGTAGTCGTAGTCGCGATCGTAAACATGGGGGAAAATCGGCCAGCAGTAGCAAAAAGTCTCGTTCACGCAGCCGTAGCCGAAGTCGTAGCCATCGTAGTGAACGAAGACGATCGCATTCAAGGGATCGAGAGTCACAACGTGATTCACGTGACCATCGTAGTCGCAGATAG